From Clostridium sp. SY8519:
ATGCCGTGACTTTCATCAGTTCCACTTTTTCTCCGGACATCCGAAGATCACAGGCGTCTTTCAGCGCATCTTCCCGGCGTTTATCTGTATAAAGGATCCAGCGTGTGTTTTTCGTCAGGGGAATCTGAATCTTCTGTCTGCTCAGTGCAGTAAACAGCTGGTCTACAATAATGGCAAATCCGGTAGCCGGCGCGTCCTTTCCGAAATAGGTCAGCAGCTGGTCATAACGTCCTCCGTTTACCACTGCTTCCCCGCTGCCGAACGTATATCCGGCAAAAATGATTCCGGTATAATAATTCAGTCCGGATACCAGTGCCAGCTCATAGGATACATAATGGCTGACCCGGTAATAATCCAGAAGAGTATCCAGTTCAATGAGGCGGTCCAGGGCCTGATAGATTTTTTCATAGTCGGCCGCCAGCTTTCTTGCCTGTTCCAGCGCTGCCCGATCCATAGCGACGGATTTTAACAGTCCGAAAAGTTCCGTAAGATTCTGCTCTAAGTTCAGTTTTCCCACAATTTCATCGACACCGTAAAAGTTACGGTTCAGAATCAGGGTGCGGATCTCCTCCTGCATGTCTTCATCAATACCGGATGCTTCAAACAATCCGGACAGGTAATCCACATGTCCCACAGAGATCTGGAATTTTTTCAGTCCGGCAGACTGCAGCAGTTTTACGGATAAGGCAATCATCTCCGCGTCACCGTCTACCGATCCGTCTCCGATCAGCTCTGCGCCGAGCTGGGTCCGTTCCTTCAGGCGGCCCTGATAACTGTTGTTATTGATAAAAGTATTGCCGGTATAAGAAAAACGAAGCGGAACATCCTCATCCTGAAAATAAGTGGCCGCGCATCTGGCAATGGATGGCGTGATGTCCGGCCGAAGAACCAAGGTATTGCCTTCCCGGTCAAAAAATTTGTAAAGATCCCGGGAGGATGTGGCGCCGTATTCCTGGTTAAACACATCAAAATATTCGAAGGTGGGGGTCTGTATCTGATGATATCCGTAAGTCTTCAGCACTTCATAGAGCTTTTTCTCCAGTATCATCTTTTTCTCACATTCGTCGTTATAGATATCCCGTACGCCCTCCGGTGTATGAAGAATATTATTTTTCATGAAAACCTCCTGTATTCCCATGGCACTTTAGCGTGCTACCATGCTACCACGTGAAATTACGTTAATTATACGTAACCTCCCGTGAAAAGTCAACTGTTATCCGGCCGGTGATCCAGATCATACTGCAGCGGCACCAGATAAGGCACCAGGGTGCTGCCGCTGCGCTGAAAGTAATAGGCCGGATCCAGTTCCTCCCGGCGGAAGCTCTTGCGTCCGCCGGCTTCCTTTCGATCCCAGAAACGGTTCAGATCACGCAGCGGCAGATAGTAATACTGTTCCAGCGCAGCATAATAAATAATCAGAAAGGCAATGCCTCCCTGCCGTTCAAAACAGCGCATAAACTCCACCTGATGGGGGTGAACGTTATGAAGGGGGAAGGTATCTGTCCTGCATTCTTTTGCATCAAAGCATACCGGGATTCCCTGCACGACACCAATATAATCCACCGTACTTTTCTGATCAAAATAGGCCAGGGTAATGTGCCGGCTCTGCTTGTCTATGGTAATTGGCGTAATCGGTGTCGGGATTTTCTGGATCAGCGCCAGATTTTCCAGTTTGTATAATTCATTGGTCCGGTTAATGTACTCTTCTAAGGAAGAGCCTCTCAATCCTCTGGAATTCCAGGTAGACATCAGCGGGCGCACTCCTTTACTACTGTTTGGTAATCTGCCGGAACGTCAGCAGTTACTGTGGTTCCGTCCGGAAATTCCATGCGCCAGGCATGGAGAAGCTGACGGTTCAGGCCGGTGCGGCGGCGCCACTCCTGATTACGCTGGGCATCCCCGTACTTGGGATCTCCCAGAATCGGATGCCCCACCGAGGCCAGGTGTGCCCGGATCTGGTGGGATCTTCCGGTAATCAGATGCACGCGGAGTTCGGTACAGCCCTCCAGAAACTGTATGGGTTCATAGACCGTTTCGATCCGGACACTGCCCGGCAGTTCCTGATCCGATACGGAAACCCGGTTGGTTTTCCGGTCTTTGGCCAGCCATCCGGTGAGATGACGGCCTTCCTGCATGGTCCCGCATACGACACAGCGATAATATTTTGCCGCGGTACGGTCTTTCAGCAGACGGCTCAGCTCCTGCAGGCCGGCGATGGTCTTTCCTGCCAGAATCAGTCCGGAGGTATTGCGGTCCAGACGGTTGCAGACGGACGGCCGAAAATCACGGAGATCCTCTTTCCGGAGGCTTCCGGTCTCCAGCAAATAGGAAAGGATCCATTCGTTTACCGAATAGTCTGTCGGTTTTGCCTTCTGGGAAAGCATGCCCGCCGGTTTGTTCAGTACCAGGATGTCTGCGTCTTCATATACCACAGGGATCTGTTCCCGGCGGTACCGTGGATCTGCGTTCGGTTTTGCAAAATCTTCTGCCGGCGTATGGGACGCGAATTTTACAAACGTGTCATGTGAAAAATAGATTTTGATGGAATCCGCTTCTCTCAGGATTTCCTGGCCGGTCATTTTCCGGTCATTTAAGACAATATTCTTTTTCCGCATCATTTTGTGCAGAAATCCGGAAGATGCACCGCCAAGCAGCTTGGAAAGATATTTGAAGGATTTCTGTCCGGCCTGATGTTTCCCGATAATAAACTCTTCCACTGCTTAACTCTCCTGTTCCATATGAAGAAAATCTTTAATATAATAATCTGCCATCTGCTGTTTTACAGTTTTCAGATCAGCGGAATAGGAGTCTTCTACGGCGCATACTTCCATTCCCGCGTTTTTTCCTGCCAGGATGCCATTGGGCAGATCTTCGAATACCAGACACCGGTCGGGCTTGATCTGCATTTTGCGGGCAGCGCGCAGATAAACATCCGGGGATGGTTTGCCCTGCTTTACTTCATCGCTGGTGGTCAGGGCGTCAAACAGCCCTTTCAGATGGTTGCGGTGGAGAAACACATCCAGCAAAAGCCTGGAGTTGCTGGTGGCAATGCCGGTCCGGATTCCTTTGCGTTTCAGGTGGTGCAGGTATTCCAGCGCGCCGGGTTTCAGTTTTACTTCTGTGGCATACCGTTCCATGGCCATGCGGTTCCACAGTTGCTTCAGTTCCTCCAGTGTCTCGGGAAGATGGAAGGTATCGATGAAATACTGGGCTGTCTCAGTAAAACTCATACCTTCGATATCCTTCTGCAGGCTGTCCGGCACCGGGATCTGTCTGGAGGCAAAAAACGTCCGGTCAATATCGGTCCAGACCCACATGGAGTCAGCGAGGGTTCCGTCCAGGTCAAATAAAACCGCCTGTTTGTCTGTGAGCATAAATTCTTTCCTCTTCTGCTTCTGTTCTGCCGGAAAATCCCATGGGAACCCCAGAGGAACGACAGTCCAACAAAAAATCCGGCATCTGGATATTTGTGCAAATTCCGGATGCCGGTTATAAACAAGGGATATCTGTGTTCTTGGATCCCGGTTACTCCTCGTCTCCGGAGGAAGCAATGACCGAGATGCCGTCTGCCGCAGCGTCAGCGGACGCAGTCTGGGAATCTGTATCAGCAGCCTGGTCCTGTTCGTGGAGTTCGCCGCGGTTGGTGTTGACCAGGTTCAGGTTTTCCTGCAGGGACGCAATGAGATTGGTGTAGTTTTCATTGTTTACTGCAATGGCATTGCTGATGATCGAGGCCAGGTTCGCCAGAAGCTGGTCTGTATAGGTGATGGCGCTGGTGCGGATGTCATTGGCGTCATCGGTGGCCTTGTCCAGAATCTCCTGGGCCTGGTTGGAAGCGATGGTCACTACTTCATTGGCCTGGGCGTATGCCTGCTGCATGATCTCATGCTCGGTAATCATCTCCTGGGCGCGCGCCTTGGTCTGTTCGATCAGGGCGTCTGCCTTTTTCTGCGCGTCTGCCAGAATGGCATCCTTATTGCTTACCATTTTGGAATACCGTTTGATCTCATCCGGTGTGCTGTTTTTCAGGGCATCGATGATCTCATCCACTTCATCTTTGTTGACGATGATCTTTGTATTGGACAAGGGCTGAAATTTGCAGTTTTCAAAGTAATCTTCCAGTTCTGCGATAATTTCTTCTATACGACTCATGCTGTGCTCCTTTATGCTTCCTTGTTTTTGCTGAATTTCGACCGAACCCTGTCCGCAATGGACGGGGGAACAAAGTGAGAAATGTCGCCGTTGTACTGAGCGACTTCCTTGACAATGGTCGAACTCAGATAAGAATATTTGAGATTGGTTGTCAGAAAAATCGTATCCAGTTTCGGGTTTACGATACGATTGGTCTGCGCGATCTGCAGTTCATATTCAAAATCCGTCACTGCGCGCAGCCCCCGCACAACGATGGTGGCTCCGACCCGGTCGGCGTATTCCGCCGTCAGGCCGTCAAAGGTATCTACGCTTACATTTGGAATATGCGCAGTCAGATCTTTAATCATACTAACACGTTCATCCGTAGAAAACAACGGATTTTTTGCGCTGTTGCACAAAACAGCCACGATCAGTTTGTCTGCCATCTGCGCAGAACGCTCAATAATGTCAAGGTGACCGTAAGTTAACGGGTCAAAGCTGCCCGGATAGATTGCAATGCTCATATTGTTTCAGCTGAAATTTCAGCTCTCCTTTCCTGAATCACCGTGATCAGTTTCTGACACGTTTCAAAAATACATGCTGGTTTGTTTTGTATCGTTTGTCTTTCGTAATTTCGTAGATGCCGTCCCTGGTATAGACAGAAATATCCGTATCCATAGAGGTTTCCACAATAATCAGCGTCTCTTCCGTAATCGCAGAGGAGCGGGCCAGATAGTCCAGAGCCTGGATTTCCAGCTCTTTGCCATACGGCGGATCCAGAAACACCAGATCAAACACATACCGGCGCTCCATGGTCGGCAGTGCTGTCAGCGCATCCATAACCAGAAGATTGCATCTGGACTGAAACTTTGTGAAATTGATGTTTTCCTGAATGACTGCTGCCGCCTTGCGGCTGTTTTCCACAAGGACCGCTTTTTCTGCTCCGCGGCTGACTGCTTCCAGCGCCAGACTGCCGCTTCCAGCAAAAAGATCCAGCACTACGCTTCCCGGCACTCTGGTCTGGATCATGTTAAACAGCGTTTCTTTTATTCTGTCCGTCGTCGGTCTGGTATCAGAACCGGGCAGGGATTTCAGGGGGAGACTGCGGGCAGTTCCTGCAATTATTCTCATAGGGTTCCTTTCTGTATGAAATCTGTTTCCCGCCGGGGAAATTCCAACAGGGTTTCATCGATTCAGGGGTTCTTTAACTTACACAGAAGAATCTCCAGGGCGCGCTGTACGGCCTTGTCCCTGATCCGGCTGCGGTCCCCGGTAAATAGATTCCGGTAGACACTGACCGTCCCGCGGGCATAGCAGCCGAGATAAACCAGTCCCACCGGTTTGTCTGCTGTTCCGCCGGTGGGTCCGGCAATTCCGGTAGACACGATGGCGTAGTCACTGCCTGCCGCCCGCGCGCATCCGGACGCCATCTCCGCCGCAGTCTGCGGGCTTACGGCGCCAAAGGTATCCAGCGTGTGTCTGGATACGCCCAGAAGCTTATGCTTGGCTTCGTTGGAATAAGTAATATATCCTTCCTGATAGACGGCAGAGGCCCCGGAGGGATCAATCAGAGCCGCGGCAATCCGGCCGCCGGTACATGATTCTGCCGTGGACACACAGCAGTGCATCCGGGTCAGTTCCGCTACGATCGCATCCTGTATCATACTTTATCCCCTCTAACTCTGTTCTTTCATCACATCTTTGTTTTTGATCAGATAATCCACCAGGGAAACCACGGTTAAAACCAGGGCGGCATAGGTGAGCACGGTGGTGAAAATCCAGTAACCCGGAACCGGAAGGTTCAAAAGGAGGAAAATGACCATCGCCATCTGGCAGACAGTTTTTGCCTTGCCCCACATGCTCGCGGCAATGACCACCTGATTGTCTGCGGCAATCAGCCGGAAGCCGCTGATAATGAATTCCCTCGCGATAATGATGATCACAATCCAGGCCGGAAGCCTGCCCATGTCTGTCAGGCAGATCATCGCCGAACACACCAGCAGTTTGTCCGCCAGCGGATCCATAAACTTGCCGAAATTTGTAATCAGGTTATATTTTCGGGCGATTTTTCCGTCCAGCATATCCGTCAGGCTGGCAACAAGAAATATCACCAGAGACAGATAATCGCCTGCAGTTCCAAGTACGTCCGTCAAAAGGAAAAAGACAAAAAACGGAATCAGAATCACCCGGAACATCGTCAGTTTATTTGGTAAATTCATAGCTGCTTCAACTCTCCAATCAGGTCATATTCATGGGCCCCGGTAATGACCGCTTCCACGATACTGCCGGACATCAGTTCGTAATCGCAGCCGACAAATACATAGCCGTCTACATCCGGGGCATCCCGGTAACTGCGTCCGATATAAGTGTCTTCCTCGGCAATCCGGCCCTCAATGATTACCGGCAGGGTCCTGCCGATCATTTCCCGGTTTTTGTCAAAGATTACCTCTTCCTGCAGTTCCATCAAAGCGTCCCGCCATTCTGCTTTCTGCTCTTCCGTGTGCTGCTGCGCAAAGGCCGCCGCCGGTGTGTCTTCTTCCCTGGAATAGGCAAATACTCCCAGACGGTCAAATTCGGCATCATTGACAAACTGCATCAGTTCTTCGTGCTGTTCTTCTGTCTCGCCCGGGAATCCGGCAATCAGTGTGGTGCGAAGAGCCGCATCCGGCATTTTTTCCCGTATCATATGTATTTTTTCGATAATGTCTTCCCGGCTGGTACGCCGTCCCATCCGACGCAGTATCTCCGAATTAATGTGCTGGATCGGCATATCCAGATAATGGCAGACCTTGCGGTTGCGCACCATGGCGTCCAAAAGCGCTTCGTCGATTTCTTCCGGATAGCAGTACATGATACGGATCCATTCCAGGCCTTCGACTGCGTTGAGACGGTCCAGAAGCTCCGGCAGAGCCTTTCTTCCATACAGATCGGTGCCGTAGACTGTGGTTTCCTGGGCGACTAAAATCAGTTCCTTCGTGCCGCCCGCTGCCAGGCGGCGGGCTTCCTCCACAAGATCTTCCATGGGTACGCTGCGGTACGGTCCCCGCAGGGACGGAATAATGCAGTAGGTACAGTGTTTGCTGCAG
This genomic window contains:
- the hisZ gene encoding ATP phosphoribosyltransferase regulatory subunit; translation: MKNNILHTPEGVRDIYNDECEKKMILEKKLYEVLKTYGYHQIQTPTFEYFDVFNQEYGATSSRDLYKFFDREGNTLVLRPDITPSIARCAATYFQDEDVPLRFSYTGNTFINNNSYQGRLKERTQLGAELIGDGSVDGDAEMIALSVKLLQSAGLKKFQISVGHVDYLSGLFEASGIDEDMQEEIRTLILNRNFYGVDEIVGKLNLEQNLTELFGLLKSVAMDRAALEQARKLAADYEKIYQALDRLIELDTLLDYYRVSHYVSYELALVSGLNYYTGIIFAGYTFGSGEAVVNGGRYDQLLTYFGKDAPATGFAIIVDQLFTALSRQKIQIPLTKNTRWILYTDKRREDALKDACDLRMSGEKVELMKVTASRPKEIYEAAARRSGIQDLIYYLG
- the coaD gene encoding pantetheine-phosphate adenylyltransferase, whose product is MSIAIYPGSFDPLTYGHLDIIERSAQMADKLIVAVLCNSAKNPLFSTDERVSMIKDLTAHIPNVSVDTFDGLTAEYADRVGATIVVRGLRAVTDFEYELQIAQTNRIVNPKLDTIFLTTNLKYSYLSSTIVKEVAQYNGDISHFVPPSIADRVRSKFSKNKEA
- the pgsA gene encoding CDP-diacylglycerol--glycerol-3-phosphate 3-phosphatidyltransferase, whose amino-acid sequence is MNLPNKLTMFRVILIPFFVFFLLTDVLGTAGDYLSLVIFLVASLTDMLDGKIARKYNLITNFGKFMDPLADKLLVCSAMICLTDMGRLPAWIVIIIIAREFIISGFRLIAADNQVVIAASMWGKAKTVCQMAMVIFLLLNLPVPGYWIFTTVLTYAALVLTVVSLVDYLIKNKDVMKEQS
- the rimO gene encoding 30S ribosomal protein S12 methylthiotransferase RimO; amino-acid sequence: MKVLFISLGCDKNRVDSEYMLSSLVHEDFTVTDEESQADVIVVNTCCFINDAKEESIQTILEMAEYKTSGRLKALIVAGCMAERYREEIHREIPEVDAVIGTNTTGEIARAIRSVLAGQYYESFRSLDDIEAHPEGRSVTTGGYYAYLKISEGCSKHCTYCIIPSLRGPYRSVPMEDLVEEARRLAAGGTKELILVAQETTVYGTDLYGRKALPELLDRLNAVEGLEWIRIMYCYPEEIDEALLDAMVRNRKVCHYLDMPIQHINSEILRRMGRRTSREDIIEKIHMIREKMPDAALRTTLIAGFPGETEEQHEELMQFVNDAEFDRLGVFAYSREEDTPAAAFAQQHTEEQKAEWRDALMELQEEVIFDKNREMIGRTLPVIIEGRIAEEDTYIGRSYRDAPDVDGYVFVGCDYELMSGSIVEAVITGAHEYDLIGELKQL
- a CDS encoding RluA family pseudouridine synthase is translated as MEEFIIGKHQAGQKSFKYLSKLLGGASSGFLHKMMRKKNIVLNDRKMTGQEILREADSIKIYFSHDTFVKFASHTPAEDFAKPNADPRYRREQIPVVYEDADILVLNKPAGMLSQKAKPTDYSVNEWILSYLLETGSLRKEDLRDFRPSVCNRLDRNTSGLILAGKTIAGLQELSRLLKDRTAAKYYRCVVCGTMQEGRHLTGWLAKDRKTNRVSVSDQELPGSVRIETVYEPIQFLEGCTELRVHLITGRSHQIRAHLASVGHPILGDPKYGDAQRNQEWRRRTGLNRQLLHAWRMEFPDGTTVTADVPADYQTVVKECAR
- a CDS encoding HAD family phosphatase, with amino-acid sequence MLTDKQAVLFDLDGTLADSMWVWTDIDRTFFASRQIPVPDSLQKDIEGMSFTETAQYFIDTFHLPETLEELKQLWNRMAMERYATEVKLKPGALEYLHHLKRKGIRTGIATSNSRLLLDVFLHRNHLKGLFDALTTSDEVKQGKPSPDVYLRAARKMQIKPDRCLVFEDLPNGILAGKNAGMEVCAVEDSYSADLKTVKQQMADYYIKDFLHMEQES
- a CDS encoding Holliday junction resolvase RecU gives rise to the protein MSTWNSRGLRGSSLEEYINRTNELYKLENLALIQKIPTPITPITIDKQSRHITLAYFDQKSTVDYIGVVQGIPVCFDAKECRTDTFPLHNVHPHQVEFMRCFERQGGIAFLIIYYAALEQYYYLPLRDLNRFWDRKEAGGRKSFRREELDPAYYFQRSGSTLVPYLVPLQYDLDHRPDNS
- the rsmD gene encoding 16S rRNA (guanine(966)-N(2))-methyltransferase RsmD, with amino-acid sequence MSPAGNRFHTERNPMRIIAGTARSLPLKSLPGSDTRPTTDRIKETLFNMIQTRVPGSVVLDLFAGSGSLALEAVSRGAEKAVLVENSRKAAAVIQENINFTKFQSRCNLLVMDALTALPTMERRYVFDLVFLDPPYGKELEIQALDYLARSSAITEETLIIVETSMDTDISVYTRDGIYEITKDKRYKTNQHVFLKRVRN
- a CDS encoding CinA family protein — translated: MIQDAIVAELTRMHCCVSTAESCTGGRIAAALIDPSGASAVYQEGYITYSNEAKHKLLGVSRHTLDTFGAVSPQTAAEMASGCARAAGSDYAIVSTGIAGPTGGTADKPVGLVYLGCYARGTVSVYRNLFTGDRSRIRDKAVQRALEILLCKLKNP